The Rhinoderma darwinii isolate aRhiDar2 chromosome 11, aRhiDar2.hap1, whole genome shotgun sequence genome window below encodes:
- the LOC142662944 gene encoding olfactory receptor 5V1-like — protein sequence MKLGVKLNSSGFIIQGFSEIPELQVPIFGIFLLLYILIICGNLTIVVVVWKTPHLHTPMYHFLINLSFIDIASSSNILPKLLAILCSQLSTISFVGCITQMYIFISLSCTEIILLAAMAYDRYVAICHPLHYVILMPLRQCARLSFISWFLGFLDPIGHAVLISNMSFCLTNHIDHFFCDVNPLLQITCTDTFNISIINYVEGILLGITAFLLTLISYICIISTILKIKSTKRQRKAFSTCTAHLTCVTIFYWTLMCLYMRPTSSFSPKQDKYFSLLYIVLVPMLNPIIYSLKNEDVKKVLVRFKEKCILY from the coding sequence ATGAAATTAGGTGTTAAACTGAATTCATCAGGATTCATAATCCAGGGCTTCTCTGAAATTCCTGAACTTCAAGTCCCAATCTTTGGGATTTTTCTACTCCTTTACATCCTGATTATCTGTGGGAACCTGACTATTGTCGTTGTTGTGTGGAAAACCCCTCATCTTCATACTCCTATGTATCATTTTCTTATCAATCTTTCATTTATTGACATTGCTTCATCCTCAAACATTCTGCCAAAATTATTAGCTATTCTCTGCTCCCAACTAAGTACAATCTCATTTGTAGGTTGTATAACtcaaatgtatatttttatatctttGTCTTGTACCGAGATCATCCTTCTTGCTGCTATGGCATATGATCGTTATGTAGCAATCTGTCATCCCCTCCATTACGTTATACTTATGCCTCTAAGACAATGTGCTAGACTGTCCTTTATTTCATGGTTTCTTGGGTTTTTAGACCCTATTGGACATGCTGTACTAATATCAAATATGTCTTTTTGCTTAACTAACCACATTGACCATTTTTTCTGTGACGTTAACCCATTGTTACAAATAACTTGTACAGATACTTTTAATATCAGCATAATAAACTATGTTGAAGGAATATTATTAGGGATTACAGCTTTCTTGCTTACCTTAATATCATATATTTGTATTATCTCCACAATTCTGAAGATAAAATCCACCAAAAGACAACGTAAAGCATTTTCTACCTGTACAGCCCATCTGACTTGTGTCACTATTTTTTATTGGACATTAATGTGTTTGTACATGAGACCCACATCAAGCTTTTCTCCAAAACAGGATAAGTATTTTTCTCTACTATATATTGTCCTAGTTCCCATGTTAAACCCTATTATATACAGCCTTAAGAATGAAGATGTTAAAAAGGTTCTCGTTAGATTCAAGGAAAAGTGTATTTTGTATTGA